In Phycisphaerae bacterium RAS2, the DNA window CGCGCTCATCTGCCTCGTTTGCGTCATCTGGTCCACCACGCTGCTTGTGCGATTCATGACGCGCGAGCCCCCGATGGCCATCGCGCCCGACGGACAGCAATCCAGTCTGCGCGATCTCACCGCCCGGCTGCGTAACGCCTTCGGCCAACCGGTCACCTGGTTCGCCGTGGGTTTCGCTTTGCTGGGCGGCGCGGCGTTTGAAGCGGCCGGCGCGGTCGCGGGGCCGATGCTCATTGATTGCGGCCTTGCGCCCGATCGCGTCGGACTCTTCTTCGCGCTGCCGGTCGTCCTCGGCACGGGGCTGGGCGCGCTGGCCGGCGGCACGATTTCGGATCGGCTCGGCCACACGCGCGCCGTCGCATGGCTGACCGGCGCGTTGGCGATGGTCGTCGCGGCGGTCGCGGGCGCGTACGCCGGCCTCGCGACGTTCGGCGTACCGACGGTGATCGCGCTGCTGTCGATGCTGTACGTCCTGTTCGGGGCGTTCAGCGTCTCGTCGTATGCGATGTTTATGGACCTGACCGACCCGCGGCTGGGCGCGACGCAGTTCAGCGCGTTCATGGGCGCGACGAACCTGTGCGAAGTGTGGGCCACCTTCGCCGTCGGCAAACTCATCGTGCAATCGGGCTACGGCCCCGCCTTGTTGACGTTCGCGGCAGTCTCGTGCGCGTCGGTGCTGTTGCTCCGCGGAATTCGCGCGGCGCGGGTGGTTCCGGCGTAATTGATTCGGCGCGGGCTGTGGATTCTCCGGCCTTCAGGACCGGTACATTAAAAAAAGACCTCTGACAAAGATTCGCAAACTCTGAGCTTAAAAAGCACGGTACTCCGGCCCGACTGGAGACGAAGGGATTCGAACCCTCGACCTGCTCATTGCGAACGAGCCGCTCTCCCAACTGAGCTACGTCCCCGAACGTCCTTAACTCTAATGGCGTCGCCGACCGGCGGCAAGGGGGACGAGGAAACGCCCAAACGTCCAAAAGTCAAAACGTGCGAGCAGCCAGCACAATCGTACAATCAGGGGCAGTCGCCATGGCGGCCGTGAACCGTTAGCCGTGTGCCGTGTGCTTTGAGCCAATCCGGTCTACGCCTCCCGCTGTAGGGTGGGCATTGCCCACCAACCGAGCGCGCGGCGCGCTGGGTCGAAGATCCGTTGCTTTGGAGACGTGCCATACGACATCACGAAGCAGCCAAATAGTGGCCGATTCCAACTCTACCAATGGTGGGCGGTGCCCACCCTACAAGATGGCTTGGTGCGTTCAGGACGCACTTACGGCTAATGGCTAACAGCTATTGGCTAACGGCTCGCAGGTTCGAACCTCAAGCCTCAAGCCCCAGGTCTCAAGTCTTACGTCTCAAGCCTCACCACTGACAATCCTCCGCACCTTGCGGCCCGCTTCTTCCGACGGATGCTGCGACTCCGCCGCGATCAACCCCGGCAACAACGGGCCCGTATCGCGCAACCCGCTCGATTGATCGCCGGCATCCGTAGGGTGCGTCTCCGCCACGGCGGATCCGCGACTCGACGCACCGGTCTTTGCCGCCCGCTCCGCGCGGCTGGCGGCCAGCCACCGCCGGGCAAATTCGCCGCTTTGTATCTCATCGAGCATCGCTCGCATGGCCGCGCGCACGTCATCAGTGACCAGCCGCGGGCCGTTGGTCAGGCCGCCCCAGGCCGCGGTGCGCGAGATCTTCGACCGCACGCGCGCCAGCCCACCGGCGTATTGTATATCCACAATTTGCTTTAATTCGTGGATGCACTCGAAATACGCCAGTTCCGGCGGGAACCCCCGCTCCACCAGCGTCTCGAACGCCGCCTTCATCAGCTCGATCACCCCGCCGCACAGCACCGCCTGCTCGCCAAACAGATCGGCCTCGCACTCCTGCGCGAACGTCGCCTCGATCAGCCCGGCCCGGCCGCTGCCGATGCCGCCGGCCCAGCCGAGCGTGATCCGCCGCGCGTCACCGGTCGCGTCCTGATGCACCGCGACGATGGCCGCCAGCCCTCCGCCGCGCGTGAACACGTCGCGCACGAGCGGCCCCGGCCCCTTCGGCGCGACCATGATGACATCGACATTCGCCGGCGGCGCGATGGTCTCGAAGCGAATGGCGAAGCCGTGAATGAACCCCAGCGCCTGGCCGGGCCGCAGGTGCGGCGAGACTTCGGCGGCGTAAATGTCTCCCATGCTGTCGTCGGGCAATGCGAAAATGAGCAGGTCAGCCGCGCGCGTCGCTTCGGAAACGCTGACCGGTGTGAAACCGTGTTCGACGGCCAGGGCGTGCCGGGGGCCGCCGGGGCGCTGTGCCACAATCACGTCATGCCCGCTGTCGCGCAGGTTTCGGGCGTGGGCCTCGCCCTGCGAGCCGTAACCCAACACGGCAATGCGCCGGCC includes these proteins:
- a CDS encoding muropeptide transporter gives rise to the protein MMPDKLRLNLLESRRGRKLLFTALYLSEGAPIGYIWWALPTMLRSAGVPVDRITVTTASLTLVWALKFLWAPLVDVVRSSRWGLRHWIMLTQTCMGLALLPLIVTPFDGRLGLLTTILFIHAFFASTQDASVDALCIASTAGEERGGINGWMQLGMLLGRAAFGGLALYVQQWIGQRGALICLVCVIWSTTLLVRFMTREPPMAIAPDGQQSSLRDLTARLRNAFGQPVTWFAVGFALLGGAAFEAAGAVAGPMLIDCGLAPDRVGLFFALPVVLGTGLGALAGGTISDRLGHTRAVAWLTGALAMVVAAVAGAYAGLATFGVPTVIALLSMLYVLFGAFSVSSYAMFMDLTDPRLGATQFSAFMGATNLCEVWATFAVGKLIVQSGYGPALLTFAAVSCASVLLLRGIRAARVVPA
- the ilvC gene encoding Ketol-acid reductoisomerase; protein product: MRGGHVPGIRKPCNSRVAWPWLLAAMLNCRDDGPKEPVARCECAAANDQTNPMQSQILYEKDIDPSALAGRRIAVLGYGSQGEAHARNLRDSGHDVIVAQRPGGPRHALAVEHGFTPVSVSEATRAADLLIFALPDDSMGDIYAAEVSPHLRPGQALGFIHGFAIRFETIAPPANVDVIMVAPKGPGPLVRDVFTRGGGLAAIVAVHQDATGDARRITLGWAGGIGSGRAGLIEATFAQECEADLFGEQAVLCGGVIELMKAAFETLVERGFPPELAYFECIHELKQIVDIQYAGGLARVRSKISRTAAWGGLTNGPRLVTDDVRAAMRAMLDEIQSGEFARRWLAASRAERAAKTGASSRGSAVAETHPTDAGDQSSGLRDTGPLLPGLIAAESQHPSEEAGRKVRRIVSGEA